The genomic interval CGCCGCCGTGCTCCCGCCGCTGGGCATCCGCGACGGCAACGGCCCGGTGATGGCCGCGTTCGTGGCCGGCCTGCCGTGGGCGGAGGTGGTCTCCATCGAGCGGGTGCCCGACGACCGCGACGCCACGACGCTGTCCATCGCCTCGGCCCTGGAAGCCTCCGACGCCGTGCTGCTCTCCGGCGGCGTCTCCATGGGCGACCACGACCACGTGCCCGCCGCCTGCGTCGCCGCCGGCTGCACGCCGGTGTACCACCGCCTCGCGATGCGGCCCGGCAAGCCCAACTTCGGCGCCGCCGGCCCGGCGGGCCAAGCCGTGCTGGGTCTCCCCGGCAACCCGGTCTCCGTGCTCGCGGGCCTCCGCGTGCTCACTCTTCCCGCGCTCCGCCGCCTCGCCGGCTTCGCCGCGCCGCAACCCCCGCGCCTGCGCGTCGCGGTCGCGCCCGACGACGCCAAGACGCTCCCGCTCTGGCACTACCGCCCCGCGCGGATCGGCTTCGACGGCCGGGCCCACCCGCTGGCCCACCGCGGCAGCGGCGACGTCGCCGGCCCCGCCGCCATGCACGGCTTCGTGGAGATCCCGCCGGGCGAAGCCGCCGAGGCCCGGCCGCGCCGCTGGTTCGCCTGAGCCCCACGCCCCGGCCGGGACGCGGACCGGCTGGAGAAGCCCCCGCGCGTACCCTGCGACATGGCCGCTCCGACGTTCAGCTCGCTGCTCCATCGCGACCTCGGCCTCACCGCCGTCGCCGACGGGAGGAAGCGGCTCCGCCCCGAGGAGGGCCTCGCGCTCCTGAAGGAGGCTCCGCTGCCGGCGCTCGGCCGGCTCGCCTCCGCCGCGGCCGAACGCATCCACGGTGACCGGCTGCGGACGTACGTGATCGACCGCAACATCAACTACACGAACGTCTGCACCGCGGCCTGCACGTTCTGCGCCTTCAAGCGGAACCTCAACGACGCCGACGCCTACGTGCTCGGCGAGGCGGCGATCCACGCGAAGGTCCAGGAGCTCGTCGACATCGGCGGCAACCAGGTCCTGCTGCAGGGCGGGATGCACCCGGACCTGCCGCTCGGCTTCTACACCGGCATGCTCAGCGGCCTGAAGAAGGCCTTCCCGCAGGTCCACCTGCACGCCTTCAGCCCGCCGGAGTTCGTCGAGTTCGTCGCGGTGCTGGAGGTGGACGGCTTCCCCACCGCCCGCCCCGGCCGCGGCGAGACGCTCGGCCGCGGTGCCTGGCTCGCGAAGCTCGAGGCCGTGATGCGGGAGCTGATGGCGGCCGGGCTGGACAGCCTCCCCGGCGGCGGCGGCGAGATCTTCGGCCCCCACGTGCGGCACCGCATCGGCCCGGGCAAGGCCAGCGGCGCCCAGTGGCTGGACGTGATGGAGACGGCCCACCGCGTCGGCATGAGGACCTCGGCCACCATGATGTTCGGGCACCTGGAGGGCCGGATGGACCGGATCCAGCACATGGACGCGGTGCGTTCGCGGCAGGACCGGGCCATCGAGGCGGATCTTCCCGGCCGGTACCTCTCCTTCATCTCGTGGCCGTACCAGCGCGAGAACACGCCGCTGGACCGCCTGCCCGACCACGACCCGCTCGCGGAGAAGCGCGGCGGCGAGCCCTTCCCCGGTGACGTCCTCGCCGAGGCCGTTGCCCGCGGCGAAGTCGATCCGGAGGACCGCGCGGCCTGCCGCCGCGTCGCGCCCGGAGCCGGCAAGGTCCTGCGGACGGCCGGCGGCACGGAGTACCTCCGCACGCAGGCCGTCTCGCGGCTGTACCTCGACAACATCCACTCGATCGGCAGCAGCTGGGTGACGATGGGCCCGCGGATCGGGCAGCTCGGCCTCCTGTACGGGGCCAACGACATGGGCAGCGTGATGATGGAGGAAAACGTCGTCTCGGCCGCCGGCACCACCTACTGCCTGAACGAGGCGACGCTGTGCCGGCTCGTCCGCGACGCCGGGTTCGTGCCCGCCCAGCGGAACAACCGCTACGAGGTCCTCCAGGAGCACCCCGACACCCCCGACGCCCCCGATCGCAGGATCGACGACTGGTCGACGCAGCGGC from Phycisphaera mikurensis NBRC 102666 carries:
- a CDS encoding radical SAM protein encodes the protein MAAPTFSSLLHRDLGLTAVADGRKRLRPEEGLALLKEAPLPALGRLASAAAERIHGDRLRTYVIDRNINYTNVCTAACTFCAFKRNLNDADAYVLGEAAIHAKVQELVDIGGNQVLLQGGMHPDLPLGFYTGMLSGLKKAFPQVHLHAFSPPEFVEFVAVLEVDGFPTARPGRGETLGRGAWLAKLEAVMRELMAAGLDSLPGGGGEIFGPHVRHRIGPGKASGAQWLDVMETAHRVGMRTSATMMFGHLEGRMDRIQHMDAVRSRQDRAIEADLPGRYLSFISWPYQRENTPLDRLPDHDPLAEKRGGEPFPGDVLAEAVARGEVDPEDRAACRRVAPGAGKVLRTAGGTEYLRTQAVSRLYLDNIHSIGSSWVTMGPRIGQLGLLYGANDMGSVMMEENVVSAAGTTYCLNEATLCRLVRDAGFVPAQRNNRYEVLQEHPDTPDAPDRRIDDWSTQRPRAQRAAFEPGVKAEAKDGPATVPLTVTAGHVQAAPALA
- a CDS encoding molybdopterin molybdotransferase MoeA yields the protein MSPGRLLSMVSPEEAAAAVCDRLAAVGSERVAHAQLPGRVLAGPATADRDSPPADVSAMDGYALRAADAPPPGGDAWLPVAGEVRIGEAPPPLPTGAALRVFTGGAVPAGADAVVPRELLEEEAEPGGGRGGRIRWLAGSPAPVVGRHIRRRGENARAGDVVLPVGVEATPAVVATLAAFGAAPPVRRRVRVAIRVTGDELHAADAAVLPPLGIRDGNGPVMAAFVAGLPWAEVVSIERVPDDRDATTLSIASALEASDAVLLSGGVSMGDHDHVPAACVAAGCTPVYHRLAMRPGKPNFGAAGPAGQAVLGLPGNPVSVLAGLRVLTLPALRRLAGFAAPQPPRLRVAVAPDDAKTLPLWHYRPARIGFDGRAHPLAHRGSGDVAGPAAMHGFVEIPPGEAAEARPRRWFA